In Electrophorus electricus isolate fEleEle1 chromosome 6, fEleEle1.pri, whole genome shotgun sequence, a single genomic region encodes these proteins:
- the LOC113589995 gene encoding uncharacterized protein LOC113589995 isoform X1 — protein sequence MVLHWVMILTAVSELWLLRCLSGESICNRSNIGSINITTELRSDVLLPCYFEPVLLGSDMTADIVAVWIQENEAIPNLLEITLQGDVRSWNIKGGRIKTFSKLSVSGNFSILLHKVNQSDLGLYRCELFKGINCSIAYQDIGLHTVKGSHTQNALVQNWLFIAGGGAVALLVLVVSLCGLKRTCANASNRSLYENTGFQQSSPASKVSCGTTPFSAHDSGSLFSGQPGKQKNMELNERKGNSWFDASNRSLYENTGFQQSSPASKVSCGTTPFSAHDSGSLFSGQPGKQKNMELNERKGNSWFAAKSESGIYTKKPEKNSSIYANNHVETAEIYANS from the exons ATGGTCCTGCACTGGGTCATGATCCTAACTGCTGTCTCGGAACTGTGGCTTTTAAGATGTTTGAGCG GAGAGAGCATATGCAACAGGTCTAATATTGGCAGCATCaacataaccactgagctgcggTCTGATGTTCTGCTGCCATGTTACTTTGAACCGGTCCTCCTCGGATCAGACATGACTGCAGATATAGTAGCAGTGTGGATTCAGGAGAATGAAGCAATACCTAATCTACTGGAGATCACTCTGCAGGGTGACGTCAGGTCCTGGAATATCAAAGGTGGACGTATTAAAACATTCTCCAAACTCTCAGTATCTGGAAAtttctccatcctcctccatAAAGTGAACCAGTCTGATCTGGGTCTCTACCGCTGCGAGCTGTTTAAGGGGATAAACTGCAGCATTGCATACCAGGACATTGGCTTACATACAG TGAAAGGGTCTCATACCCAGAATGCTTTGGTGCAGAACTGGCTCTTCATagctgggggaggagcagtcgcTCTTCTTGTTCTTGTGGTTTCACTGTGTGGTTTGAAGCGCACATGTGCCA ACGCATCAAATAGGTCACTCTATGAAAACACAGGTTTTCAACAAA GTTCCCCTGCCTCCAAGGTCAGCTGCGGTACAACCCCGTTTTCTGCACATGACAGTGGTTCCCTTTTCTCTGGACAACCTG GCAAGCAGAAAAACATGGAACTCAATGAAAGGAAAGGCAACAGTTGGTTTG ACGCATCAAATAGGTCACTCTATGAAAACACAGGTTTTCAACAAA GTTCCCCTGCCTCCAAGGTCAGCTGCGGTACAACCCCGTTTTCTGCACATGACAGTGGTTCCCTTTTCTCTGGACAACCTG GCAAGCAGAAAAACATGGAACTCAATGAAAGGAAAGGCAACAGTTGGTTTG CAGCCAAGTCTGAAAGTGGAATTTATACCAAGAAGCCTGAAAAAAACAGTTCTATCTACGCTAACAACCATGTGGAAACTGCTGAGATTTATGCCAACAGCTGA
- the LOC113589995 gene encoding uncharacterized protein LOC113589995 isoform X2 codes for MVLHWVMILTAVSELWLLRCLSGESICNRSNIGSINITTELRSDVLLPCYFEPVLLGSDMTADIVAVWIQENEAIPNLLEITLQGDVRSWNIKGGRIKTFSKLSVSGNFSILLHKVNQSDLGLYRCELFKGINCSIAYQDIGLHTVKGSHTQNALVQNWLFIAGGGAVALLVLVVSLCGLKRTCANASNRSLYENTGFQQSSPASKVSCGTTPFSAHDSGSLFSGQPGKQKNMELNERKGNSWFDASNRSLYENTGFQQSSPASKVSCGTTPFSAHDSGSLFSGQPGKQKNMELNERKGNSWFAKSESGIYTKKPEKNSSIYANNHVETAEIYANS; via the exons ATGGTCCTGCACTGGGTCATGATCCTAACTGCTGTCTCGGAACTGTGGCTTTTAAGATGTTTGAGCG GAGAGAGCATATGCAACAGGTCTAATATTGGCAGCATCaacataaccactgagctgcggTCTGATGTTCTGCTGCCATGTTACTTTGAACCGGTCCTCCTCGGATCAGACATGACTGCAGATATAGTAGCAGTGTGGATTCAGGAGAATGAAGCAATACCTAATCTACTGGAGATCACTCTGCAGGGTGACGTCAGGTCCTGGAATATCAAAGGTGGACGTATTAAAACATTCTCCAAACTCTCAGTATCTGGAAAtttctccatcctcctccatAAAGTGAACCAGTCTGATCTGGGTCTCTACCGCTGCGAGCTGTTTAAGGGGATAAACTGCAGCATTGCATACCAGGACATTGGCTTACATACAG TGAAAGGGTCTCATACCCAGAATGCTTTGGTGCAGAACTGGCTCTTCATagctgggggaggagcagtcgcTCTTCTTGTTCTTGTGGTTTCACTGTGTGGTTTGAAGCGCACATGTGCCA ACGCATCAAATAGGTCACTCTATGAAAACACAGGTTTTCAACAAA GTTCCCCTGCCTCCAAGGTCAGCTGCGGTACAACCCCGTTTTCTGCACATGACAGTGGTTCCCTTTTCTCTGGACAACCTG GCAAGCAGAAAAACATGGAACTCAATGAAAGGAAAGGCAACAGTTGGTTTG ACGCATCAAATAGGTCACTCTATGAAAACACAGGTTTTCAACAAA GTTCCCCTGCCTCCAAGGTCAGCTGCGGTACAACCCCGTTTTCTGCACATGACAGTGGTTCCCTTTTCTCTGGACAACCTG GCAAGCAGAAAAACATGGAACTCAATGAAAGGAAAGGCAACAGTTGGTTTG CCAAGTCTGAAAGTGGAATTTATACCAAGAAGCCTGAAAAAAACAGTTCTATCTACGCTAACAACCATGTGGAAACTGCTGAGATTTATGCCAACAGCTGA
- the LOC113589995 gene encoding uncharacterized protein LOC113589995 isoform X4 — protein MVLHWVMILTAVSELWLLRCLSGESICNRSNIGSINITTELRSDVLLPCYFEPVLLGSDMTADIVAVWIQENEAIPNLLEITLQGDVRSWNIKGGRIKTFSKLSVSGNFSILLHKVNQSDLGLYRCELFKGINCSIAYQDIGLHTVKGSHTQNALVQNWLFIAGGGAVALLVLVVSLCGLKRTCANASNRSLYENTGFQQSSPASKVSCGTTPFSAHDSGSLFSGQPGKQKNMELNERKGNSWFAKSESGIYTKKPEKNSSIYANNHVETAEIYANS, from the exons ATGGTCCTGCACTGGGTCATGATCCTAACTGCTGTCTCGGAACTGTGGCTTTTAAGATGTTTGAGCG GAGAGAGCATATGCAACAGGTCTAATATTGGCAGCATCaacataaccactgagctgcggTCTGATGTTCTGCTGCCATGTTACTTTGAACCGGTCCTCCTCGGATCAGACATGACTGCAGATATAGTAGCAGTGTGGATTCAGGAGAATGAAGCAATACCTAATCTACTGGAGATCACTCTGCAGGGTGACGTCAGGTCCTGGAATATCAAAGGTGGACGTATTAAAACATTCTCCAAACTCTCAGTATCTGGAAAtttctccatcctcctccatAAAGTGAACCAGTCTGATCTGGGTCTCTACCGCTGCGAGCTGTTTAAGGGGATAAACTGCAGCATTGCATACCAGGACATTGGCTTACATACAG TGAAAGGGTCTCATACCCAGAATGCTTTGGTGCAGAACTGGCTCTTCATagctgggggaggagcagtcgcTCTTCTTGTTCTTGTGGTTTCACTGTGTGGTTTGAAGCGCACATGTGCCA ACGCATCAAATAGGTCACTCTATGAAAACACAGGTTTTCAACAAA GTTCCCCTGCCTCCAAGGTCAGCTGCGGTACAACCCCGTTTTCTGCACATGACAGTGGTTCCCTTTTCTCTGGACAACCTG GCAAGCAGAAAAACATGGAACTCAATGAAAGGAAAGGCAACAGTTGGTTTG CCAAGTCTGAAAGTGGAATTTATACCAAGAAGCCTGAAAAAAACAGTTCTATCTACGCTAACAACCATGTGGAAACTGCTGAGATTTATGCCAACAGCTGA
- the LOC113589995 gene encoding uncharacterized protein LOC113589995 isoform X3 → MVLHWVMILTAVSELWLLRCLSGESICNRSNIGSINITTELRSDVLLPCYFEPVLLGSDMTADIVAVWIQENEAIPNLLEITLQGDVRSWNIKGGRIKTFSKLSVSGNFSILLHKVNQSDLGLYRCELFKGINCSIAYQDIGLHTVKGSHTQNALVQNWLFIAGGGAVALLVLVVSLCGLKRTCANASNRSLYENTGFQQSSPASKVSCGTTPFSAHDSGSLFSGQPGKQKNMELNERKGNSWFAAKSESGIYTKKPEKNSSIYANNHVETAEIYANS, encoded by the exons ATGGTCCTGCACTGGGTCATGATCCTAACTGCTGTCTCGGAACTGTGGCTTTTAAGATGTTTGAGCG GAGAGAGCATATGCAACAGGTCTAATATTGGCAGCATCaacataaccactgagctgcggTCTGATGTTCTGCTGCCATGTTACTTTGAACCGGTCCTCCTCGGATCAGACATGACTGCAGATATAGTAGCAGTGTGGATTCAGGAGAATGAAGCAATACCTAATCTACTGGAGATCACTCTGCAGGGTGACGTCAGGTCCTGGAATATCAAAGGTGGACGTATTAAAACATTCTCCAAACTCTCAGTATCTGGAAAtttctccatcctcctccatAAAGTGAACCAGTCTGATCTGGGTCTCTACCGCTGCGAGCTGTTTAAGGGGATAAACTGCAGCATTGCATACCAGGACATTGGCTTACATACAG TGAAAGGGTCTCATACCCAGAATGCTTTGGTGCAGAACTGGCTCTTCATagctgggggaggagcagtcgcTCTTCTTGTTCTTGTGGTTTCACTGTGTGGTTTGAAGCGCACATGTGCCA ACGCATCAAATAGGTCACTCTATGAAAACACAGGTTTTCAACAAA GTTCCCCTGCCTCCAAGGTCAGCTGCGGTACAACCCCGTTTTCTGCACATGACAGTGGTTCCCTTTTCTCTGGACAACCTG GCAAGCAGAAAAACATGGAACTCAATGAAAGGAAAGGCAACAGTTGGTTTG CAGCCAAGTCTGAAAGTGGAATTTATACCAAGAAGCCTGAAAAAAACAGTTCTATCTACGCTAACAACCATGTGGAAACTGCTGAGATTTATGCCAACAGCTGA
- the LOC113589988 gene encoding cation channel sperm-associated protein 2-like, which yields MKQKESLILTPTVTRKVVSAHGQGDTRVHGKSSSPFKKACLVLKIWSLEIYWIICRFAKAFEYFTAFIVILNVGILTADTFDIVSVYAGWFVSALDSVFLGIFLMEFMLKFIVSGHLYFKSLWNVLDFILLLIDLVEMFMESMEAEGSVTGFSALRIFKGLRAARALRVLRIIRNLQSYQLVLSTCRQSLPSMSSIILLMVLFMLMFCVIFRETFSETDPERFGSIFSTLFTLFQLLTVDDWFLIYTTSRARGAAGIIIYLIPYIFLMNYILLNLVISVFVDNFKIAIKNRKAERQRIEETEEFLDVDEDEVQSQMKIDLDTSAPETNEKVHQETLQSSSLRYSKRKAELMARSLQILAAIEESQQTLRSQSALMNKLFVKAFEVAQISQYYQSEGTKANLTRAEIVIIKCIQTFHLHEQFHEESRGLPKYTIKDLVAFDISAQRRTGITMEDHRLARLKTRHSKYPPLDIFAHWILESKFFSNMVMLLIFLNSIIQLIQAVFLPYPNKYDDMQYMVHCFIYLEIFDKMEPHFQILAIVLDILESGILGIFFLEILLKWLDNFWQFWKSSWNIFDFCVTILVSAMKLCSFIPEILKATSNSQMVHLSFLKYFRKLRVLRCLKVVSKYRPVRVVVLAISRSFKAVANIYLLLFVFMFIFALAGMNIFQNYNRSSAEGLVFSESFSDLSAAFITLFMIFTLDNWHALLSEVQKVPELDSITCSLYIIFWIFIGSFIFRNIFIGIMTNTFNSVRSELSKVVEQIEMQHKTDLFKAEIIKRRLSQPKIPVLAIIPEEHEESLSTKESSLSMTSSAHNKKEKLDWETYVEENMQAMWLQKEDEKVMWPKDLLLRYYVLMKTLQDILDTRMELQNLLVQLLLNMQDSFSSKEPSPSFSS from the exons ATGAAACAGAAAGAGTCACTAATACTGACGCCCACAGTGACCAGAAAAGTTGTCTCTGCACATGGGCAGGGGGACACAAGAGTGCATGGGAAATCAAGCTCTCCGTTTAAAAAAGCATGTTTGGTGCTGAAGATCTGGAGTTTGGAAATATACTGGATCATCTGTCGCTTCGCCAAGGCCTTTGAATACTTCACTGCATTCATTGTAATTCTCAATGTAGGCATACTCACGGCTGACACCTTTGATATCGTTTCTGTGTATGCAG GTTGGTTTGTCTCAGCATTGGATAGCGTCTTCCTGGGAATCTTTCTGATGGAATTCATGCTTAAGTTCATAGTGTCAGGTCATCTATATTTCAAAAGCCTCTGGAATGTTTTGG ATTTCATCCTCCTTCTGATTGATCTGGTAGAAATGTTCATGGAAAGCATGGAGGCTGAAGGAAGTGTTACTGGTTTTTCTGCACTCAGGATTTTTAAAGGACTCCGTGCAGCCAGAGCTTTACGTGTTCTCAGAATAATCCG AAACCTCCAGAGCTACCAATTAGTCTTGTCCACCTGTCGCCAGTCACTTCCGTCTATGAGTTCCATCATCCTCCTAATGGTCCTGTTTATGCTCATGTTCTGTGTGATATTCCGCGAGACGTTCAGCGAGACTGATCCAGAGCGGTTTGGAAGCATTTTCAGCACTTTATTCACCCTCTTTCAGCTTCTTACAGTGGATGACTGGTTCCTTATCTACACCACCAGCAGAGCTCGAG GGGCTGCTGGGATCATTATTTACCTGATCCCTTACATCTTTTTAATGAATTACATCCTCCTCAA TCTTGTGATATCAGTGTTCGTGGACAATTTCAAGATAGCCATCAAGAACAGGAAAGCAGAGAGGCAAAGGATAGAGGAGACTGAAGAG TTCCTAGATGTGGACGAAGATGAAGTGCAGAGCCAAATGAAGATCG ATCTGGATACGAGTGCACCTGAGACAAATGAGAAGGTCCACCAGGAGACTCTACAGTCCTCCTCCCTCAGATATAGcaagag GAAAGCAGAGCTGATGGCCAGATCTCTTCAAATACTTGCAGCTATTGAAGAGAGCCAGCAAACACTAAGGTCACAAAGTGCTTTGATGAACAAACTGTTTGTCAAGGCATTTGAG GTGGCCCAGATTTCTCAGTACTACCAGTCTGAGGGGACCAAAGCTAATCTTACCAGAGCAGAGATTGTCATAATTAAATGCATCCAGACCTTTCACCTGCATGAACAGTTCCATGAAGAGAGCAGGGGACTGCCAAAGTATACCATCAAGGACCTAGTTG CATTTGACATCTCAGCCCAGAGACGCACAGGCATAACTATGGAAGACCACAGACTGGCACGTCTAAAGACCCGCCATTCCAAATACCCCCCATTGGATATATTTGCACACTGGATCCTCGAGA GTAAGTTCTTCTCAAACATGGTGATGCTCCTGATCTTTTTGAATTCTATTATTCAGCTGATCCAGGCAG TTTTTCTTCCATATCCCAATAAATATGATGACATGCAATACATGGTccactgttttatttacttAGAGATTTTCGACAAAATGGAACCACATTTTCAGATTCTGGCGATTGTATTGGATATTCTGGAGTCAGGAATACTAGGAATTTTCTTCCTGGAGATCCTGCTCAAATGGTTGGACAATTTCTGGCAGTTTTGGAAAAGCTCATGGAACATCTTTGATTTTTGTGTCACTATCCTGGTAAGTGCGATGAAGCTGTGT TCTTTTATCCCAGAGATATTGAAAGCCACCAGCAATTCACAGATGGTTCATCTCAGCTTTTTAAAGTACTTCCGCAAACTTCGCGTCCTCCGTTGTTTGAAGGTGGTGTCTAAATATAGACCAGTTCGGGTTGTTGTGCTTGCCATCTCCCGATCTTTTAAG GCTGTGGCCAACATCTACCTGctcctgtttgtgtttatgttcatttttgcACTGGCTGGAATGAATATTTTCCAAAACTACAACCGCTCCAGTGCTGAAGGGTTAGTTTTCAGTGAAAGTTTTAG TGATCTTTCTGCTGCATTCATCACACTTTTTATGATTTTCACCCTGGATAATTGGCATGCCCTGCTGTCGGAAGTGCAAAAGGTTCCAGAGCTGGACAGTATCACCTGCAGCCTTTACATCATTTTCTGGATTTTTATTGGCTCCTTCATATTCCGAAACATTTTCATTGGCATTATGA CAAATACATTCAATTCTGTAAGGAGTGAACTCTCCAAAGTGGTCGAACAAATTGAAATGCAGCATAAGACAGATCTTTTCAAAGCAGAAATCATAAAGAG GAGATTAAGCCAACCAAAGATTCCTGT ACTTGCCATTATACCCGAGGAACACGAGGAGTCTCTCTCCACCAAGGAGTCTTCACTGTCTATGACCTCCAGTGCGCACaacaagaaagagaaattagACTGGGAGACATATGTGGAGGAGAACATGCAGGCAATGTGGCTTCAGAAGGAGGACGAGAAGGTGATGTGGCCCAAGGACCTTCTCCTTAGGTACTATGTGTTGATGAAGACACTCCAGGACATCCTGGATACGAGGATGGAGCTGCAGAACCTTTTAG TTCAGCTATTGCTTAACATGCAAGATTCCTTTTCCTCGAAAGAGCCTTCTCCATCATTCTCTAGTTAA